The following nucleotide sequence is from Streptomyces sp. NBC_00237.
GCCCGGATGCCGCCCTGTGGCGGCCCATAGCGCCTAGAGGCGCTTCAAGACTTCCTGTCCCCCGCTGTGTGTTTCCGCCCCCCAGGGCAGGTACCCCACACTCCCCAAGCGCGGGGACAGGATGCAGATCCCCCGCCCTACTACTGAAGTTGATCGGCTTCAGTGCCCGGTAAGGGCGGGGCACCCCCGCCCCTCCGTTGGTCGAGTCCCCTGACTCCCAGCAGAGGGGCGGGGACTCCAACGGACAACACACCTAGTAGTGGGGGTAGTCCAGTGAGAAAGATCGGAGTCTTAGCGGCGGCTGTGGCCGCTGTAGTCTTGGTGACCGGCGTTGAGGGTGGCTGTGGTGCCAAGAACAACAACGGCGGTGGGGACTTGCCCCCTCCCAGGGTCGACGGAGCACCCAAGGGGCACGACTGCACGTTCTACACAACAGGCGTGTTCGTGGACCAACAGAAGTTGGTCGGTGAAGTGACTTCTACGTGCATCAAGTCGCCTCTAGTGCACAGAGTACGAGTCACTATGGATAAACGATCACCTTCCGGTACGTGGAAGGCTGTAGAAGAGAAGAACTTTGACAAGGCCCCTGGAGCCAACCGCCCCAAGAAAATGCGGTTGGAAGCCCCGTGCGTAGCTGGGGCATACCGCCTAAGGCACACGTCAGAGGTTCAGGGGCTCAAGGATGATGCTCCTCAGGTCATAAAGACAACTGACCAAAGGATCAAGGTCGTATCGAAGAAGGAATGCCTGTGATGAGGAGAAAGAAGAAGCCGGGGACCATCGTCCTGACTGGCGATGATCCCCGAGCACGGGAACCGGTATACGCCTACTCCGTAGGCGGAGCCCCCGAAGGGCGGCTGAGGCGGCTCCTGGGCCGCCTACGACGTAGCCGCTAGGCCCAAAGCGCCCCGACCCCTCAGGGGGGGGGGCTCCAAAATCCACCTACAGAAGGGGAGTTTCCGTGCGATTACTAGGTCGAACCCGAGAACTGATCTTCGAGAGCTTTTGGGGAGCGGCAGTGATCCTCTTCCTTGGCCTGTCTACGGGCTGGGTACTGGGCGTAACAACGGGATCCGCCTAAACACCTTCGTCGGTCACTCTTCCCAACTAGCATCGGAGATGCAATGTCCGTCATGATCGAATCCGCAGTTGAACCCATAGTCGAACCCACAGTTGATCCCAGGGTCCGCCCCCAGATGGGTCCCCAGTGCCCTGGGTGCGGGTCTACCGATACGTACATCAGCCACCCAGTTCCGGGCGGCCCCCCTCACATCTGCTGCAACACGTGCGGGGCGCAAAGCGCCATCTAAGGAAGAGGAAAGGCCCGCAATGGTACCTAGGTGCGTATGTGGAGGCCCTCGCCCAGCAAATAGCTTGGGCCACTATGCGGCCTTGTGCGCCGCCTGTGCGGCAAAATTGGAATTCCTGGAAGCAAGGTCGAACTACGAACTCGCGCAGGACTTCGAGACCGTTGATCCATGCCCTGATTGTCGAGGTACCGGGACTCTACGCACCGAGACTCCGGCCTACGGCGGGGGAAAATTGATCTCCACGGGACAGTGTCCCGTCTGCAAGGGATCGAAGAAGGCAAAAGCTCAAACCGATTAGAGCCAACTGAACTGCCCCGGCCTCCTCCCTCCCCCCGAGGGGCGGGGGTCGGGGTTTTCCATTGCCAAAAAACAGGGGGTCAGGCCGTTTTGAGGAGCATCGCCATGCAAGAACGCTGCCTATACGGAATCTGGGTCAACAGGGAACTGAGAGACACTCTGAAAAGGGCAGCCCCGATGAAGGACGAGGAACTTATCTGGGCCACCGAGGAACAAGACTCATCGAGATCGGAGCAGCTCCGGAGACGGATGAGGAGCATGGACAACCCACCGAAAAAACCGCCTTACGACACCCCTCGGCAAGAGCCTCGATCGGAGTCCTGATGCCAAGACTGCCAGCAAATCCCCAAGGGCCTTGGCACAGTGTCAACGGAGTAGAAGTTGTACCGTGCCGCGACTGCGGCCGGTGGACTACCCCAGCAAGGAAGGGCATTTGTTGCACCAACTGTGCCGCTGGGCACCATTTTGTATGCGAGGAGTACGAGAAGCACCAGGTTTTCTATCCCAGGGAGATGTTTTCGCCTGAGGAGATCTGCCCCAAGTGTGACGTTCAGGTCCTTGTTCGACGTGAGTTGTACGAGGAGGGCATCACATTCCGGGGACGGCAATGCCCTAACTCCCACTGCGGTTGGCAAGAGAGCCTCTCGCTCTACTGCCCAACGTGCCGGAGCAGGGACGCAGCTAAGGTAAAGAGTGAGTCAGAGGCATGAGAGAGCAATGTGATTCCTTCGTCGTCGTACCTCCCCAGTACTTCAGGGTCTCCAACTCTGTTCCCGGGAAATGGGTAGAAGGGTTTGTTCGATGTGCCCTAGGAGAGCATCCCTCCAAGGGGATGCACTGGGCCCTTGCAGGAAGAAAATACGCAGGGGATCCGGGGCGGGAATATTGGTTCCCTTGGGGGAAGGCAAGAGTGCCCTTTCAGGCAATCCTGAGGAAGGATTGCCCTCACATGGATGAGGAGGGAGATGGGTGTGGTCTCTTCCTTGGCCACCGCCAGGGCCACAGCCCCGAACTTCTGTCTATCCCTCTCCGCCATGAAACGGTATTCGACGAGGCCCAATACAGGGCCTTCGTACAGGCATACCGGAAGAGCCAGAATCTTGCCTTGCTGCTTGACGCCTTGGGGGCATCCCAGGAAACCCGAAGATTTCTTATTGATATCGGTAAGGAGGGCCAGGGCTTGAGGTCTGAGGCCCCCTCGGAGGGGCCAACAGGAGAGACGTAGTAGATACCAGTGGGCAGCCTCTAGGGGGCTGCCTACAGGTCTAGAGAGTCTCTTGGGTTGGGTATATACCCAACCCCTTACTAATAATGTAGGTGCCCTATTGGGCCCTACGTGACACCTGTGTGACTGGGATCACTGAAATGGAACTCTGATGGCTGGCAAGCCTGTTTCCAATGATCGAGGACGTGTCTGTTTAGGCTGCGGGAAGTTCCTTTCCTGGCACGATTTCGATGCCCAAGTCAGCGGCCACCGTGGGTATCAGGCCCAGTGTCGACGCTGCCGCAAGCGTCAGCGGTTCTTCTCTGTACGCATCAAAGGTAAGTCCTAGCCAGAGCCCTTGAAGGCCCATTAGAGGCCCTCGGGGGCTCTTTTGCTGCCCCAGGGTGCCCGTAAAGACTCACAGGGCCTCAAAAAGGCACCTGTGAGCTTGCCCCCTTGTGAAACTTCAATACCCGTACACAGTGGAAGGGAGGGCCTCCTGCGGTACCTATCTGACATAACGCTATTCATTACCCCCACCTCTGTATGAGGAACAGACATTCACACACATGTGGAGGAGTTGTGATGACAACTGTTCATCACTCACCCCCTTGAGGGGTGCACTCCTACCTATCGAGCACCCGGTGAGAGCACTGATCCCGCTTGCCTCTCAGCGCATATAGGGCGAATGCCATACCTGCATAAGGCATACATGCATTGCCCATTTAGCACTTACATGCCGACTTGTCTGATTCGAATATAACGACGAGATAACGAAGTTGCCAGAACATGTTGTACTTGAGATGTGCAAGTACATGACCGCCATGCCCTTTGACCTGGTGTTATTCAACCCCTCGCGTGCGCGCTTCCTTCTCGGCTAGCGGAAAGGGGAGGTTGCCAAAACATGTGCCGTGGTTGCTTACTGATGACGCACCAACCGCACAGCAACACAGCGCGGAGGGGGCACAGCACAGAAGTAAGCGGCCGGAGGAAAGCCCCTCTCCATAGATGGGGGGTCAGTACAAAGCGCCCGTTCGTTCCTTGAGAACTCAACAGTGGACGCCAAAGAGAATCTGTGCCCTGTACGTAGGGGCACAGCCAACTCATCCGGGAGCGGGTGGGAGCCGCCCTAAGAGCTGATCTGAGGGGGTATCTCAGGAGCCAATGCCTGAGGCGTGCGGTAGATGGATGGCAGGCCCTTAGAGGCTGGTCTACCGGCGCTCCCAAAAGCCATGTCCCTCAAGACAGAACCCTTGCGATGACTGCCAATGGCAGTACAGCAGGTGTGAGGTGAATGCGCCCCTAACAAGGGGCTCCCACTACGCAGGACTTAAGGCGTAGGCGTGAACCTCAGAAAGCACTTCAACGTTTCCTACGGCACACGTGCTCAACATGGCTACGGCCGGACAGATGAGAGGCACGGTGACTGATACTCACCGGTCTACTGAATCAGTCCCTACGTACCTGACAGCACGTGTACCGGGGGAAGTGTCGGAATGGCACTGAAAGGGCCCCACGGGGCCGTATGCAGAGGAGGTACGCCCTATGACCACAGCAGTACGGGCACGAGGAACTATCAAGCTCAATGACTACTCGTTTCAGAGGGAATACCGGTATCACACTCACTTTGTTGTGAGTGTCTGTAATGGCAGGGAAATGCGTTCTCACCCCGCTACAGGGTGGGCCCATGCAATCGCCTTAGTAAGTACCTTGGGGAGCAATGTGGGGCTGACAGGTGAAGTGATGCGCTGTAAGGCATCTGTCTTCCAGACAGGCTATGGGAATGTGCGCGGCACCAATTTCAGGGTCACTCCTGTCTGAGCGTAGGGGTATCGAGCGCACGGCCTTCAGGGGCCGTGCGTTGGCTTACCCATTACGAAAGTCGTAGGGGTACAGGGGAAGGAACGGCAATGCTAGATGGGTTTTGGAAGTGGGTTGAGCTCCTGCTTAAGGAGTTGGAGGAGGCCAAGTCCGCTAGTGACGTGATGGCCATTCTGAAGAACGAGCAGAGCGTTACGGGTGCCTTCTTCCCTGGTTCCGGAGGTGACGAAACCGTGTGGGATGCGCTGGAAAAGGCTGGGTGGGAAGTCATCTGGTCTAAGGCGGACCACCACTACGCAATGCGTGCGCCGGACGGTACCGCCATTCAGTACGTGGAGGGTGATGTCTACCTGTACGAGGGAAAGGGCTAAGTCCGTGTGGGAAAAGGGTAAGTGCATGGGATGGCCTCCCCCTAAGGACGATCCCTGCGCAAATGACGCCACCATTGTGCTGGTTAATAGGTACGACATGACTTCTGACTGGTGCGCTGATTGCGCTATGCGGGGTCCGACGGCCGGAATGAAGTTCCGGCCGTACAAGCAGGATGGTGGGCAGACGAATGGATGATGACGGATTCAAGCTTGTATGGAAGCTCTTTGTTCTCCTGGTAATGGCACTCGTCGGCTTGTGGATCGGTGCTAGCTGGGATAGCGGAGACAGGGCTGAGAGGGAGAGGTTAGACCCCTACTCGGAGTGTTACGAGCAACGGGAGTTTACGGGTATGCGGGACCCCTACGGGGAGTGCGTGGCTCGCCTTGTGAGCGAGCGTCGATAGCTGGATGACTGGCTTTGGTGAGGCGCGTAGCAGGAGTGAGGCTACGTGCCTTTGCCATGTCCGGTTAGTCGGTAACCGGCAAAGGGGGGAGTGGAGAGTGTCCTACACCTATTACGTGTGGAACGAGGGCGGAGACATGGTCTCCGGACCGCACAGAAAGTTAGAGGTAGCGGAGCGTTCCGCAGAGAAGGCGCGTAAGGAATGCGCGGGAATCTGTGAAACAGATGGGGAGGAAGAGACGCCCGGAAGGGGCAACTTTCGGTGCGGAGTGATGAACCCTCACGGGATATCCATTCAGGCGGTAGACAGCGACGGAAATGATGCATCCCGCAACTATGACGCTGGGGTTTAGGTGTGGACAGTCAGGGGCTAGAGGGGCTCATCTACTACCGCCCCCGTAGCGGGCGGTTAGTCGTGGGCAGGGTACTGGGATTCGGTAGTGACTCTCTCGGCACCTATGTGCGCATAGGCGTAATCCATACCGAATCCCCTGCATTCCGTGTGGGAGTGCGGTACCGCATAGACACAGAGTCTGACATTGCCTGTGAGCGCACCAATCCAAAGGAGCTTCAGCATGCGTAAGACCTGGATTTCTGTAGGCACCCTCCTGGCAGTAGTCGCCGTGGTACTGGCGTTCATTGTGGGGAAGTCCTACGGCGACGGTACGAGGACTCAAGTGGAGGAATGTTCTTTGACGCTTTATGAGGATGGCTCGGGCGTCAATGAGGATTCTGACGGGAACCTCTGCGTCAACGCAGAGGGATGGGTTCTAGAGCCTCCGAAGTAGAGCCGTATTAGGTATCGGATGCTCGGGCTTCTCCGAGCGTCCTTTTACCTACTGCGTCCAGCGGTAGCTAGGGAAGGGGTTAGGGAATGCGGCAGGAAGATTTCGATGCAACCTACTGGCAAGGGGAAGCAGAGAAGAGAGGGGAAGAATTTCTGATCAGAGTTGCAAAGGTTGGGGGCGGGACCTTAGGACGAAGGTATGAAGGATTCTGGGAATACTTGGTTCTCAGACACAGGGGTACCCCTCTCCGAACTCAGTGGGACGTTGTTGCTAAGGGGCCGGACCTGCATACAGGGACTGCCAAAGATCACACAGAGGTAATGGAGATTGTTCGGGAACTCATTCTCGGGGACGAGGAACTCTGATGTACCAAGTGGGGGATCGTGTGGCGGTAGTCCGCCCGGACCTTTCCCTGTCCGCCGGAATCGTTACGGCCGTGCGCGGTGAGTACGTAGATGTGAGGACGCTTGCGGGCCTACAGGAGCGCGAACACTCCGAGGACTACGTAACCCCGTACAGGGCCCTACAAGAGCCTCTCAGGGCTCTTTGGTCCCCTGTGTGGGAGCGATTGGCAGTGGCATTAGCGGCTTGAGTGAACGGCTTTGGTGGGGCACGTAGCGGGAGTTGGGCTACGTGCCTTTGCCATATCTGCTCATGAGGAGCGGTAAGGGAAGAGGGAGACTGCAATGGGATTCGCTAGCTACGTGGCTCCGGCCACGCGTGTACTTACAGCAGACAACGGCAAGCGCTTTGAGGTGGAACGGGAGGGGGTATTGCCCCAGGATCTGAAAGCGGGTGATGAAGTGTTCTACTCCTTCAACCGCTTGGGATACGCAACCATTTTGGCGGTAGGTAGGACGTTCCTAAAGCCTCACCCATGCGGAGACGTGGAGTTGACGCGAATAATAGCCTTCTGGAATCCCGACTGCGGGGCATCTGAGTGGCGGGTTTCGCAGTCAAAGTTTCTCCGCATCGTTCGTGAGGTGTCGCCGTGACATGGGCTCCTTGTGGGATCAAGGTACGGGGCAAGTTTCCCTGCCTGCTTTCGGCGGTAGTCAGAGTTACGTACTCCTCGGACGGATCAGGCTCTGTCTATGCATGCGGTAAACACACCCTCAAAGCGATTGAGGAGGTGTCCGCAAACGCCAATCTGTACGGTGATGAGACTTTCAAGGTGGTTGCCCTCGGTTCTCTCAAAGAACGACTGCTTGCAATGCGCAGGAAGCGCGATAGGCAAAGGCAGGGCTAGGAACTAGCGGACCGATATCAGAGACAGTGGAAGGTCAGGCACGTGTGCCCGTTGATCACCTCTGCCCCTGGTATCGGGCTTCTAGGAACGGCCTAGAGCCTGAGAGAGGTAAGCGCGTGGACATCAAATGGGTGCCTGGCAGTAACGACGGAACTTGGTACTTAGGTAAGCAGTACGAACCTGACTACCGGGGCTACGTCGTAAGAACTCAGGCGGACGAGAACGACGTTTGGGAGGGGGAAAAGTGGTACGTCTATTACTGGGATTTCGTGCTGGAGGGACACGAGTGGGCTTATGTGGCTGACACGCTTAGGGATGCACAGATGGCCCTTGAGCGGATAACTCCAAAGGGGCACCTTTGTGAGGTGTTCATAAGTCCGGTACTTGGGCACTGCCCAGAACGGGCGGTTTACGTCACTGACAATGGAGAGGGAGAGGCAGGCGAACGCTTGCAGGGGATCTTGTTGTGCGATCCGCACTCAAGGCACGTCATGCCCAAGGAGAAGCGTGTTCCTGTGCACCTCTGGGAAGCGGACTACCGCAGCATTTCCCCCGAAGATTCAGCGATAGTCGGAGAGCGTCTGTCTCCAGCCATGGCTTCCGTAAGGCGGGGCGCGTACCTGTCCGTCCCGGTTGTCTGGGGAGATGACTGGACAGGCTACCGCCTGCGAATTGTTGACCCTGGGTCCGTAAAGGTGGGGAGCCTGGCAGTATTCGGGAAGGGAAATGCGTTTCGGGTTGAGTCAATCGATAAAGTTCCCATCCCAGATGATCCGACAATGATGCGATTCAACTGCAATGGGGGGGCCACGTATCTAGCCACGGGAGGGAGAGCAGTGGCCATCCTCGTACAGGAGTAGAGGCTACTGGGTAGCGGGATTGGGGCACGGCTGGCACTTCTAGGCCGTGCCCTTTTCTCGTGACCTAGCAGAGAGGGAGAGCGAATGACTGAGTACACGCATATAGCGGTTGGCTTTCAGTCGCTGAGTAAGACACGGATAGAAGTCGAATGGACTCCGGACAGATCGGACGTTCGGGTTACGCGGATACCCGCTTGGTGGTTCCGCAGAACCGTAGTTAGGGACTTTCCCCCGTTTCCTCCGGAGACTCCGGAGGATGCCTACTTGGACTACATCGTCAGAGTGGCCCTGGGGTTGGCCAACGGTTCATGGGACTGGACAACAGAGAAGTTTGCGGGGGCCCGTAAATGAGGCCCCGTGATCCGGTACAGAAGATCCAACACCATCTGATGGTGTGGCCCGATACCAAGGGTGTGCGGGCAAAGAGGGAAACGCTCCGCCGGAGGCAACACGGGGACTTTGGCCCTCACCCTCTCCCCTCGTGGCCGAGGAGCTACGGGCGTGCACTCCAGCACGCGCGCAAGTCGGGGGCAGTGCACCCGCCCTTCGGCGCGTTCTCACCGTATGGAGTCCGTATCCAGCCGCTGAAGCGGAGGACCAGGAGGAGGACCGTTGTCCGAGACGTATGAAGTCGGTGACCTGGTGGGCCACTGGAGCCGCCCTGGTGAGGCGGGGTGGGTAGCTGCGGTGCAGCATCACGCCTGGACACCTGAGGGCGTGGTTTTCGGTGTCCAGTGGAGAACGGGGACACGTGTCCAGCAGTACAGCTATGGCCTGTGGCCAGTCGAGAGGGAGGCAGCATGAGCCGAGTCCTCCAGCACCACCAGGACGTGACAGACATATGTGTCCGCGCTGGAGCTGCTGCCTGTCTGACGACAGGCCCTGAGCGGAGAGCCGCCCTGCGGCTGGTCTATCGGTCCCTCGTACCTATGGCCCAGATCTACGCCGACCCCTGGAGGGTCTGGAAGGGGTTCGTGAGTGAGGCAAGTACGGCATTCCACATAACTCAGAAGCGAGGGACCAGTGTCTGACACAGAGCGTCAATCGATCCAAGTAGACACATCGAGTCTCCAAGTCGGAGACGTCGTGATCAATCACGGAATGCGTCTTCAGCTCAGAGGAGAACCGAGGGAGCGAATGACTGGATCCTCCACTGTGTACGCGTGGGAAGGTCTGGTTACGAATCTGGAGGAAGTGAAGGCTGACAACTTCATTCCGCTCCACCGCCTCTACCCTGAGAAGTGGGGGATCGGAGAAGGGGGAGGCTGGGGTATTGACTGGTCTGCCGAACCTACGTGGACCGTACAGGGAAACGAACTGATGACGTGGAATGTGGAGCGTGAGCAGTGTGCCGAAGAAGCCGACACGAACTGAGCTGAAGAAGAAGGCCCAAGAGGAGATGATGCACGCGGTTGCAACTCGCATTGGATACTGGGAAGAGTCCGCAAACTCTGTGTGGCCTGACTGGGAAAACTGGACGGAGGAACAGAAGCAGGAATACAGGGATATACTCCAGGCTCAGGCGGACAGGGTTGCCCGCTTGCTCGGATATGAGAAAGCGTGGGTCAGTTAATGGGTGGGAAGTACATTTCCGCTACGGTCACGTACAAGTGCGATAGGTGTAGGGAAGACTTCGATGTCTTCCTGAACCTGGACCGTTCAGAAGATCAATACACTCTGAGTTCGTATGAGGAGCACGAGGACTGTCCTGCGGAGGACTGACCTTAACTGAGTTGCTTTGGCAGAGGCCGGACCCAATCGGGGGTCCGGCCTTTCCCATGGCCACTCACAGACAGGAGGACATACCTAATGGCTCGAAAGGTTGTTGTGACAGACATGTGTGATGCCTGCGAGAAGAAGGGAGAGGAGACAGAGGCGACCCGAAAGTTTCCGTTTGGGCCGTGGAAACTCCTCTTCTGTGATTCCCACTATGACCGTTGGTACGAAGAGGGTGAAAAGCTGTGGGGCCCTCCCAAGGGAGCTAGGAAGGTGGCTTGATGGACGAGGAGCAGGAAGAGAAAGCGAAGCAGCTTCCCACTTTCGAGGACATGGCCTACGGGCCCATGGGCAAGGCCGTACGTAAGGCCATGCCTCACACAGAGGGAGACCCCGTTGCGGTCTTGGCGGTCCTCCTGGCCCTCTTCTCGGGCCTGGTCACTCCTTATGTGACACAGCCAAGCGGGAGGCCCTGTGTCGTCTGGACAGCACTTGTCGGCCCCTCGAATCAGGGGGCCAAGGGATACGCCTATAACACAGGTCTACGAATTCTTGGAAAGCCCTTCGAGCGCATCCTCAGGGCGGTCAAGCTTTCGGCTATCCACTCAGGCCCCGGTCTGGTGTCAGTGTTGGCATCAGATCAGCGGTCCGCATTTCCCGGAAGGATGTACCTCACCTTTGAATGGTCCAACGATATGGGCCGGACCAACAAGTGTTCTTCCTATGGTGAGGTGATGATTAATATTTGGGATGGGGAATCGATCTCCAACACCATCAAGGGCAGAGGTCCGGGGGCGGAGCCGGTTGAAGAGTACGTAGCGAACCCTCTAATGGGCTTCCATGCCCACGTACAGCCCAGAACCCTTCAGCTTGCTGTAAAGCCCCAGAGGGCGGCTACAGGGCTCTACAACAGGTTCCTGCTCTTTTCCTGCAAGCGTTCCCAGCGTATCTCTGAGCATGTACAGAGACCCCTTGACGAGATCAAGGCAAGTAAGGCCCTGGCAGATGCTTTCCGCTGGGTGATGGAAGAGCAACCGGCTATGGAGTGGAGTAGCGAAGCGGTCGATGCACTGGATGAGTTGCATCGGAAGTATGACGCTCTGATCGATGAGCTTCCCCCAGAGACAGGCGTGTTCATCGAAAGGTCCGTCGAACAGATCAAGCGGGTAGCAACGGTTCTGGCTGTTACTCAGCAACGAACTGTCATTCCTGCTGCCGCACTGAGTGCGGCAGAGGCCATCGTCGACTACGCAGCACAGTCGGCTACTGAGGTCATGGGAGAGCAGCCTTCCACCCGTTCCAGGGCACGGCCGTTGCCTGAACGAATCTTGGAGATCCTCGCGAAGAATGGGGGAGCCATGACCCGTTCGCAGATGGTGACCGCACTTGGGGGAGGGCGGGTGACGAAGCAAATGCTTGATGATGCCTTGAAGCTGCTGCCTCAGGTGAGGGAGACTCTCCTGCCAGCTGAGGAGGGAAAATCGGGACCTCGTACCAGGGAGCTGCGGGTAGTGGCTCCCTCGGAGGGGGGCAGGCGTCCGGCCCTGCGGGTGGTCCCGCAGAACTCCTTGCCGACGAGCCCTGTCCGGCGGCAGAAGCCCCCGACTGCTACAGCCGTAAGGGCAGCGGGGAGGGCACCAGCCAAGAAGAAGACAAGGCCCAAGGGGAGGGGGATCCCACAGACAGCCTTTTCTCACCTGATCTGAGGACGGATCTTCCGGGAAACTAACCGACTGCTGAATTGGTGTGCTCTAATGGGCGCACTTACACCACTGCTTGAAAGGCAACAAGATCATGGCTCAGAAGGTTGAAGTTACCCTTGTTGACGACCTTGACGGTTCGGAGGCGCAGGAGACTGTTGCATTCGGTCTGGACGGTCGTACGTACGAGATTGACCTGAGCGGCAAGAACGAGAAGAAATTCAGGGACTTTCTGATGAAGTACGTGGAAGCCGGACGCCGTACTGGGGGCAAGGCACCCAAGGGCACGAACCGCAAGGCAGCTGCGGGCGGCAACAGCGAAACCGCAGCGATCCGGGCATGGGCCAAGGAGAACGGTCACGAGGTGAGTGCTCGTGGGCGCGTCCCCGCTTCCATCCAAGAGGCATACAAGAAGGCCAACGCCTGACCACCTCCAGCACCACCAGGACGACCACCAGGGCCCCCGCCACCAAGGCGGGGGCCCATCGTGTACCCCTGTGCTGAACGACCCCCTGAGGGGCGACAGTTGGGGCAGGATGAGCAGACAGCAGAGGAGCGGGAGAGCATGAACGAGAGCCTGAGGCCGGACGAGCTGACAAAGGGCACCGTAATTATCGTTGAGGATTCCAAAGAGCGTCCCTCCATCACCTGCACTGTGATGGGTGTTGAGAAGGCAGGGCGGTACTACCTGGTGTCCACGGAGGAGCTGGAATTTCCCCTTGCAGTGGAATCCAATCAAACCGTGGTCCTGGGCGAGGCGTAGATGTACGACGGAAACTGTAGAGCCTATCTGGTAGCGCTGAAGCTGCAAAGATGGCCCGAATGGTATCTTTCCATCCTTGGGCTCTCAGTCCGATACGGGGAGCTTGCCAAGAAGATGGAGGAGTCATCCGCTAATGACCTGAGGAACCAGGCTTTGGGTATGAGGGCAACTCTCCTTGCCTATCTGAAGACAGACCGATACCGCCCTCTGAATAAAGAAGACCCTGAGAAGATTCTGAGGAGTCATGAGGCGGAGTACCTCAAGATGTACCAGGAAGACAAGGCAGAGGAAGCGAGGGAGGTGCGATGAGTGTGGATTACTCCAAGTGGACTGTAGTGGCCAAGAGGCACCACCACGAAAGCCAGCCGAACACGTGGGTGCCAATGGCAAGGTTTGCCGACTCCTCTGAGGCAGCCATGTACGCGGAGTCATTCTCAGCAAAGTACGGGGTTGAGCTTCTATGGGCTCAACCTTCCTCGGCAGGACTGACCCTGGCACTGTACCGAAATGGCTCATTGTTGGATGAGGCTGAGTGGGACGGTAAAGCGGAGGTAGAGCAATGAGTGAGGAAAATATGCCACCCGAAAGGACGTAGTCCTTATCTGTGAGGCTCACGAATATGACCTTCGAGCCGTAGCGGCTCGACTGGCGCAGGAGTCGACTAAATAATGTACTGCCTGAACTGCCGTAACGAACATGCAGAGGAGGCGAGGGAGTACCACCAGGCCCCTTGCCATGCCTGTGACAGTGATGGACATTCCCCCTGTCAGTGCGCAGGGATCCAGATTATTCGGCGGATGAACGAAGGCTGAACGCAAAGAAGGCCCCCTCCCGAAAGGGAGGGGGCTTTTTTATTTGCTCAGATCACCAGGGCCTTAACCCCAGTTGATGTCTCGGTCAGGAGCCGCAGGAGGGGTCTCCTGAAGGGCCCGAGAGGTCTTGCCGTCCTCGATCCGCTGTGCCGCCTCACCAAGACCGAGGACAGCAGCGACGAGGGCCAGGATGGCAACGGTAGGGAGGTCCGGCCACTGGACCAGAAGCAGGGGCATGAGCGCGGTAGCAACCGCGTAGATACGAACGGCGTGCTGAGAAACGATGTTGATAGAGCATCACTCCATAGATAGGTGAGTCAGAGGTCTAGGGGAGTCAGGAGAGCCCCTAGGAGAAGAGCCGGGACCAGGTGGAGGGCCCGGGGTAACCGTCTGCGTCGGCCCCCTTCCAGCCCTGGGCAGTCTGGTAAGCCCGTACCGCCGTGCGGTCCGAGTTGGTCCAAGAGGGCCCGGGGCCCTGGGAGTAGTACCGCCCGTAGCC
It contains:
- a CDS encoding Lsr2 family protein — encoded protein: MAQKVEVTLVDDLDGSEAQETVAFGLDGRTYEIDLSGKNEKKFRDFLMKYVEAGRRTGGKAPKGTNRKAAAGGNSETAAIRAWAKENGHEVSARGRVPASIQEAYKKANA